In one window of Megalops cyprinoides isolate fMegCyp1 chromosome 24, fMegCyp1.pri, whole genome shotgun sequence DNA:
- the ralbp1 gene encoding ralA-binding protein 1 has product MTECFLPPSSSPSEQRRAEHPGGVARTPSSEEISPTKFPGLYRGGEHSPPHDGHHHEPPDAASDDEKEHGKKKNKFKKKEKRTEGYAAFQEDSSGDEAESPSKMKRSKGIHVFKKPSFSKKKEKEFKAKEKPKDDKAKDKKSKDLTAADVVKQWKEKKKKKKPSTEPEPVAVEAPSPRPIFGAPLADAVRRTALYDGIQLPAIFRECVDYIENYGMKCEGIYRISGMKSKVDELRAAYDREECPCLEEYDPHTVASLLKQYLRELPENLLGRDLAPRFEEACGRPTEAEKVQEFQRLLAEVPPCGRLLLGWLVTHMDHVISREADTKMNVQNISIVLNPTVQIGNRVLYVFFTHVRELFGEVTLKPAVRPLRWSNMAAMPALPETQESIKEEIRRQEFLLNCLHRDLQAGVKDFSKEERLWEVQRILTALKRKLREAKRQECETKIAQEIASLSKEDVSKEEMTENEEEVINILLAQENEILTEQEELISLEQVLRRQIATEREEIERLRAEIADIQSRQQGRSETEEYSSDSESESEDEEELQIILEDLQKQNEELENKNTHLNQAIHEEQEAIIELRVQLRLLQSQRLQSVQPAYPAQPSPEARPDEVPPRDAAANGKPPTEPPKPSPSKDRRETNL; this is encoded by the exons ATGACGGAGTGCTTCCTgccccccagcagcagccccagcgAGCAGAGACGGGCGGAGCACCCGGGAGGCGTGGCCCGCACGCCCAGCTCCGAGGAGATCAGCCCCACCAAGTTCCCGGGCCTGTACCGCGGGGGCGAGCACTCGCCCCCGCACGACGGCCACCACCACGAGCCGCCCGATGCCGCCTCGGACGACGAGAAGGAGCACGGCAAGAAGAAGAACAAGTtcaagaagaaggagaagagga CCGAGGGCTACGCTGCGTTCCAGGAGGACAGCTCAGGAGATGAGGCGGAGAGCCCCTCCAAGATGAAGCGCTCCAAGGGCATCCACGTCTTCAAGAAGCCCAGCTTCTccaagaagaaggagaaggagttCAAGGCCAAGGAGAAGCCAAAGGACGACAAGGCCAAAGACAAGAAGTCCAAGGACCTGACGGCGGCCGACGTGGTCAAGCAgtggaaggagaagaagaagaagaagaagcccaGCACCGAGCCCGAGCCGGTAGCCGTGGAGGCGCCCTCGCCACGGCCCATCTTTGGGGCACCGCTGGCTGACGCCGTCAGGAGGACGGCGCTCTACGACGGCATCCAGCTGCCCGCCATCTTCCGGGAGTGTGTGGATTACATCGAGAACTACGGCATGAAGTGCGAGGGTATCTACCGCATCTCAG GTATGAAGTCGAAGGTGGACGAGCTGCGGGCGGCATACGACCGGGAGGAGTGCCCGTGCCTGGAGGAGTACGACCCCCACACGGTGGCCAGCCTCCTGAAGCAGTACCTGCGCGAGCTGCCCGAAAACCTGCTGGGGCGCGACCTGGCCCCCCGCTTTGAGGAGGCCTGCGGGCGCCCCACCGAGGCGGAGAAGGTGCAGGAGTTCCAGCGGCTGCTGGCCGAGGTGCCCCCCTGCGGCCGCCTGCTCCTGGGCTGGCTGGTCACCCACATGGACCACGTCATCAGCCGCGAGGCCGACACCAAAATGAACGTCCAGAACATCTCCATCGTCCTCAACCCCACCGTGCAG ATTGGGAACCGCGTCCTGTACGTGTTCTTTACGCACGTGCGCGAGCTGTTCGGGGAGGTGACGCTGAAGCCCGCTGTGCGGCCACTGCGCTGGTCCAACATGGCCGCCATGCCGGCGCTGCCAGAGACCCAGGAGAGCATCAAAGAGGAGATCCGCAGACAG GAGTTCCTGCTGAACTGCCTGCACCGGGACCTGCAGGCAGGGGTGAAGGACTTCTCCAAGGAGGAGCGTCTTTGGGAGGTGCAGCGCATCCTGACGGCTCTCAAACGCAAGCTGCGCGAGGCCAAGCGACAG GAGTGTGAGACTAAGATCGCCCAAGAGATTGCCAGCCTCTCTAAGGAGGATGTGTCCAAAGAGGAGATGACTGAGAATGAGGAGGAGGTCATCAACATCCTCCTGGCTCAG GAGAACGAGATCCTGACTGAGCAGGAGGAGCTCATCTCCCTGGAGCAGGTGCTGCGCCGGCAGATcgccacagagagggaggagatcGAGCGACTGCGTGCCGAGATCGCCGACATCCAGAG CCGCCAGCAGGGCCGCAGCGAGACGGAGGAGTACTCGTCGGacagcgagagcgagagcgaggatgaggaggagctgcagatcATCCTGGAGGACCTGCAGAAGCAGAacgaggagctggag AACAAGAACACGCACCTGAACCAGGCAATCCACGAGGAGCAGGAGGCCATCATCGAGCTGCGCGTGCAGCTGCGCCTGCTGCAGAGCCAGCGGCTGCAGTCTGTGCAGCCTGCGTATCCCGCGCAGCCTAGCCCTGAGGCCCGGCCCGATGAGGTGCCGCCCAGGGACGCCGCCGCCAACGGCAAACCCCCCACCGAGCCCCCCAAGCCCTCCCCCAGCAAGGACCGCCGCGAGACCAACCTCTAA
- the LOC118771344 gene encoding ras-related protein Rab-31-like encodes MAIRELKVCLLGDTGVGKSSIVCRFVQDHFDHNISPTIGASFLTKTVPCGNELHKFLIWDTAGQERFHSLAPMYYRGSAAAVIVYDITKLDSFQTLKKWVKELKEHGPEDIVVAIAGNKNDLGDIREVPMKEAKEFAESIAAIFVETSARNAVNVEELFQKISRQIPPLGPQDTEGGEAFKLTRQPPPPVKRCC; translated from the exons ATGGCTATTAGGGAACTGAAAGTATGTCTTCTTGGG GACACAGGGGTTGGGAAGTCAAGTATTGTGTGTCGTTTTGTACAGGACCATTTCGACCACAACATAAGTCCAACAATAGG TGCATCATTTTTAACCAAGACCGTTCCGTGTGGAAATGAACTACACAAATTCTTGATCTGGGACACAGCGGGGCAAGAGAGG TTCCACTCATTGGCCCCAATGTACTACAGAGGGTCAGCTGCCGCTGTCATTGTTTATGACATCACCAAACTG GACTCCTTCCAGACACTGAAGAAATgggtgaaggagctgaaggagcaTGGGCCTGAGGATATTGTGGTGGCCATCGCTGGAAACAAGAACGACCTGGGGGACATCAG GGAGGTTCCCATGAAGGAGGCAAAGGAATTTGCGGAGTCCATCGCAGCCATTTTTGTGGAAACCAGCGCTAGGAACGCAGTCAACGTTGAGGAACTCTTCCAGAAAATCA GCAGGCAGATCCCGCCGTTGGGTCCTCAGGACACTGAGGGCGGGGAGGCCTTCAAGCTAACCCGGCAGCCTCCTCCTCCGGTGAAGAGGTGCTGCTAG